The Phyllobacterium zundukense DNA segment GGGAGGAAGAAATGAAGTTACTATCGATCATAGCTGCACTTACGCTGTCCGTCACCTCGGCTTTTGCGGCCGATTACCCGGAGCGCAACATTTTCATGGTGGTTCCCTACGCAACGGGCGGACCAACCGATACCATTGCTCGACTCACCGCAGCCGCCATGTCGAAGTCTCTCGGCAAGCAGATTGTCGTGGAAAACGTCGCAGGCGCAGGTGGAACGATCGGTGCCCGACGTGTCGCGGACGCCGACCCCGACGGGTACACGATTCTCGTTCATCATATCGGGATGGCGACGGCTCCCGCGCTTTACAGGCAGCTACCCTATAAGCCAACGGAAGCCTTTGAGCCGATCGGCCTCGTCAGCGACGCTGCGATGACGGTGATCGCGCGCAACGAGTTCCCCGCCGAGACATTTCAGGAACTCGTTGCGTACATCAAGCAGAACGGCACCAAGGTTACCTATGCCCATGCCGGGATTGGAGCAGCATCCCATGTCTGCGGCACGTTGTTCATGGCAACAATCGGAACCCAGATGACGACAGTTCCTTACAAGGGAAATGGCCCGATCATGACGGACCTGATCGGTGGCCAGATCGATATGACCTGTGACCAGGCAACGAATACCGTCGGGCCGATTACGCAAAAGCAAGTCAAGGCCTACGCGATCACCGGGGAAGAGCGGGCTGACACATTGCCCGACGTGCCGACGACGACCGAGGCAGGATTGCCTGAGTTCAAACTCGGCGTCTGGCATGGCCTGTACGCGCCCAAAGGCACACCGAAAGAGGTCGTCGACAAGCTGACGTCGGCTCTTCAGGCTGCAATGGACGACGCTGACCTGAAAGAACGCTTCGCGCAGATCGCGACCATGCCCGCGACCAAGGAACAGGCGACCCAGGAGGCGCTCCGCACCAAGCTCGACACCGAAATCAAACGGTGGGATCCCATCATCAAGGCTGCCGGTCAGTTCGCAGATTAACGGTGATGGTTCGACTGCGGGGAAGAGCCCCGCAGTCGAACGGAGGTCTTTCATGGATACTAAAAACATCGCCGCCTCCGGCACGCTGCTGGCTGTCGGGATCGGGTTCGGCCTTGCGTCCATATTTACAATGGACGTCGGATCGGCGTTCAGAATGGGGCCGGGCTATTTCCCCCTGATACTGTCGACCGTCATAACGGTGATCGGGGTCGCCATCGGCATGAAGGCCCTCACGGAGACCGAAAGGTTTCGCCTGCAGATCGCCCCCTGGCGGGCTCTGGGGTTTATCATCATCGCCCCTATCCTTTTCGGCCTTACGGTCCGTGGCTTGGGGTTCGTCCCGGCGGTGGCGCTCACCACGTTGTCTGCTGCATCCGCGGTGACAGGGCAAAGACCGCACATCGTTCTTGCAATCACTTTGGGCATCACTGTGTTCTGTCTGGGCGTATTCTACTATGGGCTCGGACTCCCCGTCCGTCTTATCGGCCCTTGGTTGAGAGTTTAGGCCATGATGGACCTCATCGGTAATCTCGCGCTCGGCCTGAGCGCCGCCCTCACGCCCTACAACATTCTCTTCTGCTTCGTGGGCACGCTGCTCGGAACGCTGGTCGGCGTTCTCCCGGGGATCGGCCCGACGGCGACGATCGCCATGCTTCTGCCGATTACGCTGTCGCTTTCGCCCGAGACATCCCTGATCATGCTTGCCGGCATCTACTACGGTGCGCAGTACGGCGGCTCGACGACGGCGATCCTCATCAATCTGCCGGGCGAGTCCTCGTCTGCCGTGACGGCTCTGGACGGATACCAGATGGCCCGGCAGGGGAGGGCAGGGCCGGCGCTTGCCGCCGCGGCGTTGAGTTCCTTCTTCGCCGGGACGATCGCGACCGTGGTCGTGGCCGCGCTTGCACCGCCCCTGACATCGATCGCCTTGAAATTCGGCTCGCCCGAATATTTCGGCCTGATGGTGCTCGGGCTTGCCGCCTCCATCGTTCTTGCGCGCGGATCGGTGCCGAAGACGATCGCCATGGTCTCGATGGGGCTCGTCTTCGGGCTTGTGGGAACGGACATCAATACCGGGGCGATGCGTTTCACGCTCGGCCGGCCGGAACTGGCGGACGGTCTGAATTTCGTCGCCGTTGCCGTCGGTCTCTTCGGGATCGCCGAAATCCTGCGAAACCTGGAAACGACGATGGAGCGAACCGCCGTCGTGAAACGCGTGGCGGGTCTCTGGCCGAGCCGCGCGGATCTGAAGGCCATGATCGGGCCGGCATTCCGGGGCACGTTGCTCGGCTCCGCCCTCGGCGTTCTCCCGGGTGGAGGCGCGATCCTGGCGTCCTTCGCATCCTATGCGCTGGAAAAGAAGATCTCCAAGACGCCGGAGCGCTTCGGCAATGGCGCGATCGAGGGCGTTGCGGGACCGGAGGCCGCGAACAATGCCGGGGCTCAGACGTCGTTCATCCCGATGCTAACCCTCGGCGTGCCCGCCAATCCCGTCATGGCGCTCATGTTCGGCGCCATGATCATTCAGGGCATCGTTCCCGGCCCTCAGGTCGCGACCGAACAACCCGTCCTGTTTTGGGGACTCATCGCCTCGATGTGGATCGGCAACCTGCTTCTCGTCGTCCTCAACCTGCCTTTGATCGGCCTGTGGGTGAAGCTTCTGACGGTTCCCTACACGGTGCTTTTCCCCGCGATCCTCGCCTTCGCCTCCATCGGCGTCTACAGCGTGAATTCCAACACGTTCGATCTTTACGTGATGGCAGCGTTCGGCGTGTTCGGCTACGCTTTGTCGAAACTGGATTTCGAGCCTGCGCCCATGCTGCTGGGCTTCGTCCTCGGCCCCCTGCTGGAAGAGCATCTGCGCAGGGCGATGACGATTTCGCACGGCGACATCTCCGTCTTCGTCACGGGCCCATCAGCGTAGGGCTTCTGGCGGTCGCCCTCATGGTGCTGGTCGTCGCCTTTGTCCCCAACATCGCGAGACGTCGCAACGAGGTCTTTGTCGAGGAAGACTGATCGAATTGGAGCATAGCCTTGGAAAACAGAACCAACCGCGTACACAAGATCGCCTCCATCGCCGGAGACGGGATCGGGAAGGAGGTCGTTCCCGAAGGCATCAGGGTCCTCGAAGCGGCATCGAAAAAGTTCGGCTTCGAGCTCCGGATCGACAGCTTCGACTTCGCATCCTGCGATTATTACGTGAAGCACGGGCAGATGATGCCGGAGGACTGGAAGTCGCAGATCGGTGGTCACGACGCCATTTTCTTCGGAGCGGTCGGCTGGCCGGACCTCGTCCCGGATCATATTTCCCTCTGGGGTTCCCTGATCCAGTTCCGGCGTGAATTCGACCAGTATGTCAGTCTTCGGCCTGTGCGGCTGATGCCCGGCGTTACGTCGCCTCTGGCCGGGCGTGGCCCAGGCGACATCGACTTCTATGTCGTCCGTGAGAACACCGAAGGTGAATATTCGTCGATCGGCGGACGCATCTTCCCGGGAACCGAGCGGGAAACGGTTCTCCAGGAAACGGTGATGACGCGGATTGGCGTCGATCGAATCCTGAAATTTGCCTTTGATCTCGCCCAGACCCGCCCTCGCAGACGGCTCACCTCCGCGACCAAGTCAAATGGCATCTCCATCTCGATGCCGTATTGGGACGAGCGGGTGGAGGAAATGGCAAAGTCCTATCCGGATATCACCTGGGACAAATATCACATCGATATACTCTGCGCCCATTTCGTACTGAACCCCGACCGCTTCGACGTGGTCGTGGCATCGAACCTGTTCGGCGACATCCTTTCGGATCTGGGGCCGGCCTGCACGGGTACGATCGGCATCGCGCCTTCGGGAAATATCAACCCGGAGCGGAAATTTCCTTCGCTTTTCGAGCCCGTTCACGGAACGGCCCCGGACATCGCAGGGCAGGAGATTGCAAATCCTATTGGGCAAATATGGTCGGCGGCAATGATGCTGGATCACCTCGGCGAGCGTGAAGCCAGCGCTGCGGTGATGGCCGGCATCGAGACAGTTCTCGCTGATGAAAGGCTTCGAACACGCGACTTGGGTGGACAAGCGGATACTGTCACATGCGGAAAGGCTGTTGCGGAAACCCTCCGCTGAAAGCTCCGCTGCGGCATCGCGAAGGGCGCTGCGGCGTGCATTGAAGCCAACATGGCATTGCGAGCATATCGACGTGTGGAGACGGATCGACCCATACAGCCCAGTTATTCAAGTCTAATGGTGAGATTTCCATCACACACAATATACTTCGGCAATGCCAATTCGGCACCAATACAAATCATTCCGGCATTGGAATGTTCGACGTCGTTCTACTACTAAGGCTACGATCGGTTTGTCCGATCACTGCGGGGGTAGTCAGACATCCAAATGCTTAGAAACCGGAGATCAAAATGCGTATCGTAGACGTCTGCGAAGTTACCAAGCCTATCGCGTCGCCCATCCGCAACGCCTATATAGACTTCTCGAAGATGACGGCCAGTCTCGTTGCCGTCGTGACCGATGTCGTCAGGGACGGCCGCCGCGTCGTCGGCTACGGCTTCAACTCGAACGGCCGATATGGCCAGGGCGGCCTGATCCGCGAGCGGTTCAAGGATCGCATCCTGCAGGCGGATCCCGAAAGCCTGATCAACGACGCTGGCACCAACCTCGATCCGCACAAGATCTGGTCGACCATGATGATGAACGAGAAGCCCGGCGGTCACGGCGAGCGCTCGGTCGCCGTCGGCACCATCGACATGGCGATCTGGGATGCGGTTGCCAAGATTGAGGGTAAGCCGCTCTTCCGCCTGCTCGCCGAAATGAAGGGCCGGGAAGCCAATCCCAAGGTCTTCGTCTATGCGGCCGGCGGCTACTACTACCCCGGCAAGGACAACAGTGCGCTCCGCAACGAGATGCGCGGCTATCTCGACCGCGGCTACAACGTCGTCAAGATGAAGATCGGCGGCGCCTCGATCGAGGAAGACCGCGGCCGGATCGAATCCGTCCTGGAGGAAATTGGCTCGCAGGCGAAACTGGCGGTCGATGCGAACGGCCGATTCGATCTGGAGACCGGCATCGCCTACGCCAAGATGCTGCGCGACTATCCGCTCTTCTGGTACGAGGAAATCGGCGATCCGCTCGACTACGCGCTGCAGGCCGCGATCTCCGAATTCTACGATGGCCCGATGGCAACCGGGGAGAACCTCTTCTCCCACCAGGATGCCCGCAACCTGCTTCGCTACGGCGGCATGCGCGCCGACCGCGACTTCCTGCAGTTCGACTGCGCCTTGTCCTACGGTCTTGTCGAGTACCTGCGCACGCTTGACGTCCTTCGCCAGTTCGGTTGGTCACCGTCCCGCTGCATCCCGCATGGCGGTCACCAGATGTCGCTTAACATCGCGGCGGGCCTCGGCCTCGGCGGCAACGAGAGCTATCCGGATCTCTTTCAGCCATACGGCGGCTTCCCGGACGGCGTGAAGGTCATCGACGGCCACATCACGATGCCGGAACTGCCGGGTATCGGCTTCGAAGGCAAGTCCGACCTGATCAAGGTCATGCGCGAACTCGCCGAATAACGGCGTATCCCGTGGGGAGCGTTCCTGCCGCTCCCCACGCTATCTTATTAAGGATTGCTCGCCATCATCGATGACGTCCGACATAGGCGGAAGTAATACCTACGGCCTTGCCATTGCGCAGAACTGATACGATTTTGAACGGCTTGTAGTCTTCCATCGTCACGAAACGGTAGCAGAACGCGCATGTTCCGACACTAGTCCCTTCGGATTAGGGCGCCGTTCCAGTTGTTCCTGAATCCCATAAAAGCCAAGACACCAAACAGGAGATTCCACTCACCACCAGCATGAATGCATGGCCATAGATAAGCCGGTCTCGGTTGCCCATTCTGGCTTCTTTGTCGGTGGAATCCCCGTGATAGATTTCGACGCCGCTATCGACTGAATAGTCCCAGTCGTTGTTTCGATAGAATGCAAAGTCCTGGTAAGCCTTCCAGATCGAATGCAGGAAGACGGCCAGAAACAGAAGAAATATGAAGAGCAAGTAGGTTATCCCCTATAGCGCGTTCACTAGAGGCAATATGTATCTCAGCTTCGAAGAAATACAAGTCAGATCGGTTAGGTACTGCTTGTCAGAGATCTGTTCCAAAATAAAAGTTAACGAATTCGACTAGGCGGTCGTATGAATATAGCAAGGAAATGGCCATCAATAGACCAATACCGGTCCAGGTAAGGATTTTTGCGAGATAACCGCGTTTTGCCACGCCAAGTAGTTTTTCGGTCAAGAAATCAAAGAAGATATCCATTCAGTTCTCGCTGTCTATTTTGTGCTCGGCTGCAATACCCGTGCGCGTTAACCAAGACCAAGCGCGCGCTGATACACTCTCAGAATATCTTCCAGTACCAGGCGATTTACGTTCAACATCGCTGGTGAAATGTTAATCGTCCTAGTGTCCGATTCTGGATCGAAGTCGCCGCGAAAGCCCTTGTAAGTTGGAGAGAATGCTAGCTGGCTGGCATTATTAACGCGAAGCAGTATTTGCCACGCACGATCGATCTTTCGAGTTTCGATGCTCTGAATTCTTGTCCACGGAATAACGTCCGGCGATACCCGCATATCCTTAATGCCTTGAGCATTGATCGTCACAAGGTTTTTTGGTGCTGTTATTAACGAGCATAACATCAAACCGATGCCGCATACCCCAATCGGCATACAGACTGTTGAAATGAAATATCCCCATTCGGGTCGGTAGACGAGCTCGCTATAGCCAAAGACAATTCTGCCGCTAGAGAATGTCACGACTACCAGCCCGAGAATAATCAACGCGATCTTTAACCGCGACAAGCCGAACTCGTGGATTGTGGACGTATGCAACTGTTCAGGCCTTCTGTGTGATGGGTTCAACATTGTGTACGGCGGGAGCGCTCGCAGGATTACATGGAAGCTGATGATAATTGATCTTCCATTCATCGCAAGCGGGCTAACGGCCGCATCTTCGACCTTGACGAAATGGGAATATGTTCTCATTTTGTTCCCATGACAAGAACCATGAAGACTCTGGGGCAGGCGGCGCGCCAAGGCATGTTGGTACAGGTGATGTGCCGCAAATGCGAGAAGACTGGTTTCTTTGTTGCCAGCGATCTTGCCACCGTCAACGGCCACGGTCGTACATTCAGAAGCCTGAAATTTCGGTGCAGGGAATGTGATGTCGTCGATTGCGAGGCAATTCCCTTTGAAGATGACCGTGACCGCGTCAACAAGAAGCGAATCGTCTGGCGTCCGGTGCATGAATGAGCACGTGCGAGGCCGCTACCAAAACGATCAAGCAGTTAGCGCAAGGGTTTTCTACACCCTGGGTTACAGGTTCAAGTCCTGTCGTGTTCGCCAAATGAAACCACCACAGATTCGG contains these protein-coding regions:
- a CDS encoding tripartite tricarboxylate transporter substrate-binding protein — its product is MKLLSIIAALTLSVTSAFAADYPERNIFMVVPYATGGPTDTIARLTAAAMSKSLGKQIVVENVAGAGGTIGARRVADADPDGYTILVHHIGMATAPALYRQLPYKPTEAFEPIGLVSDAAMTVIARNEFPAETFQELVAYIKQNGTKVTYAHAGIGAASHVCGTLFMATIGTQMTTVPYKGNGPIMTDLIGGQIDMTCDQATNTVGPITQKQVKAYAITGEERADTLPDVPTTTEAGLPEFKLGVWHGLYAPKGTPKEVVDKLTSALQAAMDDADLKERFAQIATMPATKEQATQEALRTKLDTEIKRWDPIIKAAGQFAD
- a CDS encoding tripartite tricarboxylate transporter TctB family protein, which translates into the protein MDTKNIAASGTLLAVGIGFGLASIFTMDVGSAFRMGPGYFPLILSTVITVIGVAIGMKALTETERFRLQIAPWRALGFIIIAPILFGLTVRGLGFVPAVALTTLSAASAVTGQRPHIVLAITLGITVFCLGVFYYGLGLPVRLIGPWLRV
- a CDS encoding mandelate racemase/muconate lactonizing enzyme family protein; its protein translation is MRIVDVCEVTKPIASPIRNAYIDFSKMTASLVAVVTDVVRDGRRVVGYGFNSNGRYGQGGLIRERFKDRILQADPESLINDAGTNLDPHKIWSTMMMNEKPGGHGERSVAVGTIDMAIWDAVAKIEGKPLFRLLAEMKGREANPKVFVYAAGGYYYPGKDNSALRNEMRGYLDRGYNVVKMKIGGASIEEDRGRIESVLEEIGSQAKLAVDANGRFDLETGIAYAKMLRDYPLFWYEEIGDPLDYALQAAISEFYDGPMATGENLFSHQDARNLLRYGGMRADRDFLQFDCALSYGLVEYLRTLDVLRQFGWSPSRCIPHGGHQMSLNIAAGLGLGGNESYPDLFQPYGGFPDGVKVIDGHITMPELPGIGFEGKSDLIKVMRELAE
- a CDS encoding tartrate dehydrogenase, producing the protein MENRTNRVHKIASIAGDGIGKEVVPEGIRVLEAASKKFGFELRIDSFDFASCDYYVKHGQMMPEDWKSQIGGHDAIFFGAVGWPDLVPDHISLWGSLIQFRREFDQYVSLRPVRLMPGVTSPLAGRGPGDIDFYVVRENTEGEYSSIGGRIFPGTERETVLQETVMTRIGVDRILKFAFDLAQTRPRRRLTSATKSNGISISMPYWDERVEEMAKSYPDITWDKYHIDILCAHFVLNPDRFDVVVASNLFGDILSDLGPACTGTIGIAPSGNINPERKFPSLFEPVHGTAPDIAGQEIANPIGQIWSAAMMLDHLGEREASAAVMAGIETVLADERLRTRDLGGQADTVTCGKAVAETLR